One part of the Papaver somniferum cultivar HN1 unplaced genomic scaffold, ASM357369v1 unplaced-scaffold_9227, whole genome shotgun sequence genome encodes these proteins:
- the LOC113346098 gene encoding histone H4, with product MSGRGKGGKGLGKGGAKRHRKVLRDNIQGITKPAIRRLARRGGVKRISGLIYEETRGVLKIFLENVIRDAVTYTEHARRKTVTAMDVVYALKRQGRTLYGFGG from the coding sequence ATGTCAGGAAGAGGAAAAGGAGGAAAGGGTTTGGGAAAGGGAGGAGCAAAGAGGCACAGGAAGGTGTTGAGAGATAACATCCAGGGTATCACTAAACCAGCCATCCGAAGATTAGCAAGAAGAGGTGGAGTCAAGCGTATCAGTGGTTTGATTTATGAAGAGACTCGCGGTGTTCTTAAGATCTTCTTAGAGAATGTGATTCGTGATGCTGTTACCTACACTGAACATGCCCGGAGAAAGACTGTCACTGCTATGGATGTTGTCTATGCTCTCAAGAGACAAGGAAGAACTCTCTACGGATTTGGGGGTTAG